AGATGATAAGTTCCGTTTATTGGAAGAATTGGATAAATTCAGTGTTGCCAAGCAAGAGGAAATGAAATTAATTTGTGAACGTAAAGAAAAAGAAATTACCAGTATTTAATCATGTCTATTCTTTTAACCATTATTGGCTTGAGTATTGTCATATTTTTCCATGAATTCGGGCATTTTATTTTTGCCCGCATTTTTGGCGTCAGGGTTGAAGAATTCGGTTTTGGTTATCCGCCCAGAATGTTCGGTTGGATAAAAACTGATAAAAATAAATGGAATTTTAAATTTTTTTGGAATAAAAATATTCCCAAAGAAGCGGACAAAAAAACCATTTATTCTGTTAATTGGATTCCTTTCGGAGGATTTAATAAATTAAAAGGAGAAATGGGTGGCCAGGAGAAAGATGATTGGGGGGCACAAAAGTGGTGGAAAAAGGTTTTAATCGGAGCGGGCGGCGTTTGCATGAATTTTATTTTGGCGATCATTTTATTTTCTTTTTGTTTCTCTGCCGGCATACCGCAGGCAGTCGAGCAAACGACCGGGGGAGGAAAAATTAAGGAAATTATCGGCATCCAAATAAGCATGGTCAGTCCCAATTCGTCTGCTGAAAAAGCCGGTATTAAAATAGGAGATGTGGTTCTTAGTATTGACGGACAAGAAATTAAAACAGTGGAAGGCCTTCAAAACTATATTAAACCGAAAGTCAATCAAACGGTTAAAATAAAAATAAAACGCAATTTGCAAATTATTGAAAAAGAAGTTAATGTTCTGCCGGCCAGTCAAAACTTTCAAGATATAGAAGAATCTTATGGCGTGATCGGCGTGGGATTGGCCAATATTGCCATTGTTTCTTATCCTTGGTATCAATCGATTTATGAAGGTTTTAAAACAACTTTTTTATTGATCGGACAATGGTGTTATTCTCTTTATTTGATTTTTAAAACTTTAATAATCAAGCACCATATGATTGGCCAGTTTGTCGGTCCGGTTGGATTGGCGGCAATGGGTGGAGAAGTAGCCAGGGTTGGTTTTATTTATTTGGTTCAATTTTTAGCCATTATTTCCGTAGCCATAGGCGTCTCGCAGTTTATTCCTATTCCCGGTCTTGACGGTTCACGCATTCTTTTCGCCTTTATAGAAGGAATCAGAAAAAAACCGATTAAACAAGAAACGGAAAATTTTATTTTAACCATTGGTTTTTATTTATTATTAGTTTTGGCTGTTTTGCTTACCTATCAAGATTTAGCGCATTTATTCAGTAAGTTTTTCAAATAATTTTTTATGCGACAAAATAATTTTTTTACTAAAACTTCTAAAACCGATCCCAAAGATGCGGCTACCTTCAGCCATAAATTTTTGGTAAAAGCCGGTTATATCAATCAATTAACCAGCGGCGCTTGGTCTTTATTGCCCTTGGGTTTGCGCGTTTATAAAAAAATTGAGAATATCATTCGCGAAGAAATGAATGCTCTTGGCGCGGAAGAAATTTTAATGCCTTCTCTTCAGCCTAAAGAATTATGGCTTGAAACCGGACGTTGGGATACGATTGATCCGCCTTTATTTAAAGTTAAAGATCGCCATGAAAAATGGCTGGCGCTTGGCTCAACTCATGAAGAAGTGGTTACTGACTTGGCCAGAACTTATATTGAATCTTATAAAGATCTGCCTAAAGCGGTTTATCAAATTCAAAATAAATTTCGCAATGAAATGCGTCCAACCGGCGGATTATTGAGAACCCGGGAATTTATTATGAAAGATTTATACAGTTTTCATAAATCGTCCGAAGATTTGGATGATTTTTACGAAAAAGTGAAACAAGCTTATTTTAAAATATATGATCGCTGCCAACTTAAAGCCGTGGCTGTTGAAGCTTCTTCGGGTTCAATCGGAGGCAGTATTTCAAACGAATTTATGATTTTAGCCGATTCGGGTGAAGATAAAATTTTAGTTTGTCCAAAATGCGGTTGGGGAGCGAATACGGAAATCGGCAAAGACATAACAGAGTGTCCAAAATGTTCAAGCAAGCTTGAAATGAAAAATGCCATTGAAATCAGTCATGTTTTTAAATTAAAAACAGTTTACAGTCAAAAAATGAATTTGAATTTTACGGATAGCGACGGACAAAAAAAATTGGTAATGATGGGTTGCTACGGTATCGGTTTACAAAGATTGATGGCGACGATTATTGAAGCTTCTCATGATCAGAATGGAATTATTTGGCCAGCTTCTGTCAGTCCGTTTGATGTTCATTTAATCGGTTTGGATCTAGACGATAAAAATATAGCCGAACAAGCGGAAAAAATTTATAAAAAACTTTCGGAAAAATATGAAGTTCTTTTTGACGATCGGCAAGATTCCGCTGGCGCTAAATTTAAAGATGCTGATTTAATCGGTATCCCGGTCAGATTGGTTATCAGTAAAAAAACAGGAGATAAAGTGGAATACAAAGAAAGAGACAAAAAAGAATGCCAGCTATTTACATTAGAAGAATTATTAGCTAAACTGAAATAGTATTTTAATATCATTTAAACTAATATGTTTAAAAATTTTTTTGGAATATTTGCCAAAGACATAGGCATTGATTTGGGCACCACCAATTTCCGCGTTTATATTCGCGGCAAGGGCTTAGTGTTCAATGAACCGTCAATTGTCGCCATTAATACCAGGAATGATCAGATTATCGCCATTGGCAGCAATGCTTTAAAAATGGTCGGCAAAGCGCCGGCTCATATTTCAATTGTCAAACCGCTGGATCACGGTATTATTTCTGATTTTGAAGTGACGGAAAAAATGCTTAAATCAATTATTGAAAAAGTTCAAAAAGAAACCTTTACTCTTTTGCCCCGAGCGAGAGTTTTTACCACTATTCCTTTGGATGTAACCGAAGTGGAGAAAAAATCCTTAGAGGATGTTATTCTTCAAGCCGGCGGCAGAGAAGTATTTCTGGTGGAAAGACCGATGGCCGCGGCTATTGGCGCGAGATTGCCGATTCATGACTCAGTAGGCAGTTTAATTGTTGAATTGGGTGGAGGACTTTCGGAAATGGCCTTGATTTCTTTGCACGGAGTTGTTACTTGGAAATCCTTGAAAATCGGCGGCGAGTCATTGAATAAAAATATTATGAATTATGCTCGAGAAAAATTTAATATTCTTTTGGGAGAACATACGACGGAAGAAGTTAAAATAAAAATCGGTTCCGCTTTTGCTCACGCGCCGCAAGAAATGAAAATTAAGGGTAGAGATTTAATAACCGGTTTGCCCAGAGAGATAATCATGACTGACGCCCAGCTTAGAGAGGCGATGATGCCGGTTTTAAAAACTATCGCGGAAAGCATCCATGATACCATTGAAGCCACCCCGCCGGAATTGGTAGCGGATATTTATGAAAGAGGATTGGTCTTGTCAGGTGGCGGAGCGTTGCTTCGGGGCCTGGATAAATTAATTCAAAAAAGAATTAATATTCCGATTTTTGTTACTGACGATCCATCAACTTCCGTGATCCGAGGACTTGGTCTCATTTTGGAAGATTATGAAAATTTAAAAGATGTGATTATTCCTTCGGCAAGAGGATAAAATTATAAAAACAAAAAAACACCCTATTTTGGGGGTGTTTTTTTGTTTTTATAATTTAACTCTTTAATCCTCCAATTTCAGGGAAATTAATTTTGAAACACCGTCAACGCTGATGGTTACGCCGTAAAGAATATTGGCGGCTTCCATAGTTTGTCGATTATGAGTAATAACGATAAATTGTGTAAAGTTGCGAAGTTCATCCAATATCTGAGCGAATCTGTTTGAATTTTGTTCATCCAAGGCGGCATCAGATTCATCGATGACTACGAAAGGAGGTTTATTGATATTGATGATGGCAAAAATCAAAGCCAATGAAGTTAAAGCTCTTTCTCCACCGGACAGTGTTTCCACATTTTTTACTTTTTTTCCGGGCGGGACGGCCAAAATTTCAATTCCATTGATATTTGATTCGGATTTTTCCTCTTCTTCAGGTTCGCTCTCTTTTTTATTTTCGTCTTCAGGATTTATTTTTTGTTCTTCATCTTTTTCTTCCAATTCTTTATCTTCTTCAAAAACTATTTTCGCTTTGCCGCCGCCGAAGAACATTTTGAAATATCTTTCAAATTCTTGATTGATTTTGGAAAAATTTTGGGTAAATTGTTCTTTTATTTTTTTATCCAATTCTTTGATAATTAGATTGAGCGACTTGATACCTTCTTTAAGATCAATGCTTTGAGTGCTTAAGAATTCAAAATGTTCATGCACTTGCGGATATTCTTTGGTGATTTCGGGATCAATTCCGCCGATCAGTTCCAACTGGTGTTTTAAATTTTGTATTTCTTCAAAAGGCATAGTAACTTCCTGATTTACGGCCTCATCGGCGACAGATAAATTTTGAGGATCTATTTTCATTTCATTTTTTATTTCTTCCAAAAGAGTGTCCTTTTTTGTTTCTACGCGGGCCAAATTGATTTGAAATTCATTGATTTTGTGGTTAATAACATTTAATTCTAATTGTTGATCTTGGATTTTTCTCTGCCATTCAAGCAGTTTTGTTCTTTTTTGGCGTTCATTTTCCGTGAAAAGGCCAAGCTCTTGATTAATCTCGCTTAATTTTTTATTTAAATCGCTTATTTGTTGATCCAGCTCATCTTTTTCTTTTTGAATTTTTTCTACTTCATTTTCATTGGGGAGATTAGTAATAAGCTGCGGGCGCTGGAAATATTCAAAAAGATGATTTATTTTTTTGGAAACATCTTGGGCTAGATTTTTTATTTTTTCCAAATCTTCGGTCAATGAAATTTGATTTAAATTTTGCAGGAATTTTTCGTAAAGCGCGCCGATATCTTTCAGCTCGCTGAATATTTTTTCCGGATCGCCGGCAAACTTTGTTTTTTGATGAGTAAGCTGAACCTGTTTTCTTTTTTCTTCTTCAAAATATATTTTAGCTTTCAAGGTTGACTGCTTGTTGAATAATTCGTCTTTAAGTTCCAGAATTTTCTGATAATCTTTTTGCAGATTTTGATACTTATCGTCAGTTTCTTCATAGACCAGATTTTCCGATTCTTTCTGCATTTCTGATAATTTTTTTTCTATGATTTTTTGGCCTTCCGATTCCTGTTTGATTTCTTTATTAATTTCAATAATTTGTTCGTCCAGGCCTTGAAGTATCGATCCGTAATATTTTTTTTGCAAATTTTGCAATTGAGCTTCTATTTCTTGGCGTTTTTCCAATCTTTTAATTTGGCGTGTTAATGATTTCATCCGCGGTTCAATTTCCGCCAAAGCGATTTCTGCTTGTTTCAAATTTTCTTCAGATTTTTCTATTTTTCTCGCCGCTTCGTCTCTTTTAATTTGATATTGCCTGATACCGGTTGCTTCGTCAAAGAATTTTTTTCTTTCCATGGGAGAGGCCTGCAAAACTTGGTCAACCATTCCTTGACTGATAATACTGTAACTTTTTTGTCCAAAATTCGCTCTGGCCAGAAGCATCAAAATATCCTGTAACCGAACTTTGCTTTTGTTGATTAAATATTCTCCTTCGCCGCTTCTGTAAATTCGGCGGGTAATGGTGAATTCTTTATAATCTATTGGCGTCAAGCCGTCTTCATTATTAAAAAAGAGGCTTACTTCAGCCACGTTAAGACGCAATTTTTTATCAGAACCGGAGAAAATCACATCTTCGGATGTTTTTCCGCGTAATGATTTTATGCTTTGTTCGCCCAATGCCCATCTGATTCCGTCGCCGATATTTGATTTTCCGCTGCCATTCGGACCGACAATTGAAGTAATGCTGAATTTATCTCCTTCGGGCGGAGCAAATTCCAAAACCGTCCTTTGAGCAAAGGATTTAAAGCCGATTAATTCTACTCGTTTGAGATACATACCAGGTAGTAGAACTTTGACAGGTATTTTTTACTATCAAAATTCTAAAATTAGTTTGATTATTGTTAAATTTTACTTTTTTATGCCGGTATAACCCTCTAAAATTTAAGTCAAAGTTTCACTACCTGGCATACTCGTTATTTTAGCAGATTTATTTTTTTTGTCTATTAAAAAAGGAGTCATATTTGATTTTTATGACTCCTTTTCTGTTTTTAATTTTATGACCACTCCCTCTTTATGATCTCAATAATTTCTTTATCAGATCTGTCTCCAAAAAGAGAAAACCAGTCCTGTTTGAGAAGATCATTATTTCTGATAAAAAAATTTCTGTTATTCACTCTGAACGCCCTTATTACTTCGTTAGGCGTCCAATTCAGAAAAATTCTGTGCCAAGCTTTATGAACCCAATCAACCACTTCTTTTCGATTGCCTTCTTCGTTTACGCCGCCTCTGGAACGAGGAATTTTATGGTGAGTAGTGGTTCTGCTGTCATGTTTTATTTTAGATTTGATGCGATTTTTGTGTTTAAGATTATGGGGGTATTCTTCAAATCTCCATCCTAAATGTTTTTTCGAGTGTTTGGGGCGTTCACGATTAGGGTGTTTATGGCGTTTCTTGTGCCTATGCTTAAATGGCATTTTCCCTCCCTGTCTGCCGATAGCAGGCTTTTTTTAAACGAACTTTAATTAAGTTTAATTTAGCAAATTTTTTACTTTTTGTCAAATCCTTTTTTCAGGGCATTATGAGCCGCATCAACTTCCGCTTCTTGTTTGCTTTGTCCTTTGCCAATGGCAATCATTTCCGTGTTTAAAAAAACGCCAACCGTAAATATTTTTGCGTGAGCCGGACCGATTTCTTCAATCACTTTGTAGCTAGGCGTAATTTTTAATTTTCCTTGAGCGATTTCCTGTAATTCGCTTTTGGGATCTTTATATAATTGATTTTTAACAATAAAACTCAGTTGAGTTAATAAAACTCGGTAAATGAATTTTTCCGCCACTTCAAATCCTTGGTCTAAATAAATAGCCCCGATAAGGGCTTCAAAGGCGTCGGCTAAAATAATTTCTTTTGATTTTCCCGTGGAACCGGTTTCTCCTTTTGAGAGAAAAAGATAATGGTCAAGTTTTATTTCTGAGGCGACTTTTGACAAAGTTTTGGCGTTAACCAAGCTTGAACGAAAAACCGTCAATTCTCCTTCTGGATTCGGGAAATTATTAAAAAGATATTTTGTCACAATCAGCTCAATTACCGCATCACCCAAAAATTCAAACCTTTCATTATGGGAAACAATGAATCGGGGATGTTCATTTAAAAAAGAGCGATGTATTAAAGATTGAAGAAGCAAATTCTTATTTTTGAATTTAATTTTAATGACTTGTTCAAGGGGTAGCATTCTTTTGATTTCGGGAAGAAAAGGAATTTCTTTGATTTTTTTTTGAATTTTAAACATCATACTATTTGGTTTTATCGGAATTTTTCGGCTTGGTTTCTTTTTCAATGTCTTCAAAAATCGCTCCCAGAACTCCGTTGACGAATTTACTGGAAGTGGCGCCGCCGAAACTTTTGGCAATTTCTATGGCTTCGTTAATCGCCACTTTTGGCGGAATTTCTTTTAAAATCGCCAATTCCAAAATACCCAACCTGAGTATATTTCTGTCAACCAAGGTTATCTGGTCAATCGGCCATTGAGGAGCGTATTTCTGAATATACGAATCAATTTTTTCCAAATTATCCGTGATTTTGGCAATCAAACTTTCGGTAAATTCTTTTCCTTCAAAATTTTCCGGAGCGAATTCTTTTAAATTTCTTTTTGTAATTTCTTCAATACTAACTTTGGTTTTAACGACAGATTTGTTAAAATCCCATTCGGTTAAAGTTTGGAGCGCAATAGTTCTGGCTAAATGTCTTTGAGCCATAAGAAAATTATTTAATTTTTAGGTCCGCCAACTGGCGGAGAAGAAAATTTAGGCGAGACAAAACCATTTATTTCTTACCCTTTTTCGCCTTTGTTTTTTGAGCAATAATTTCTTTCTTATTATAACAGCCGCAAAATGGGCAAATACAATGCGGTTTTATAGATTTTTTACAGGAAGAACATTTGCTGAGATTGTTCTTTTTAAGGCGATATTGATATTGTTTAACTCCTTTTCTGCTTTTAGATCTTTTTCTATTTGGAAGTGCCATAAATTTAAAGATTAGATTAATAATTTAAAATGTAAAATGATTTTACCATATTTTGATTTTTTTGGCAAGGATATTTTGAGGATAGAGTAGAAATGATAGAAAAATATTAGTCCAACATTGAGATACTAAATATAACGGCCGTTACTTTTAGTATCTAAGTGATTTATTGGTTATTGTCGGATTTTTACCTAAACCTTTTCAGCAACAAAGAATTTTATATATTTATTCAAGCCAAAATTTTCTATTAAGACTTTTATTTCCTCTAGAATATCGTATTGAGTTATCCAGACACTCTGTTGAATTTGTTCAAACCCTAATTCTTTTAAATGTCGCCGGAACAAATCTCGTCTAAATCTTGTTTTCTCGGGGATGTCAAAAATTAAGACAAAATATTTCTTTTTTATTTTTTGTTTTGTCTCAATTTTCTTTTTTATTTTTAGCTCTAATAATTTATTCATACCCTTGGCAGTCAAAAAGTATTCATCCTTCTCATTCTTTTTTAAGAGTCCAGAGTGGATAAGATGTTTAATGGCTTTTTTGATACTTTTTTTATCCCATTCGTCAATCAGTTCTTCTGATAATTTTTGGTAATTAAATAGGGTGGGCCGAACTGATGGTGCTAACAAAAGATATTTAGAGAATAGTTTTAGTCCCGATAATTTTTCCAAAAATTGTTCTGTTAAAAATTTTTTAATTTTTTTCATATGATATAAGTATACTAAAAGTAACGGCCGTGTCAAATGATAACCAATGATAATTGGATAATCAGGTGATAATTGGGTATTGACATTTTTCAAAAAATATGATATTTTAATAACAACCAAACAATTGGTTTGGGGATAATAGCACTTTTAAAAATAGGAGGTGTGCGATGAAAAACATCGTGAACCAAAAAATGTCACGAGGCCAAGGCAATGAGATTTTAAATAAACTCGAAGCTGCGGGTCTTGATGGTAAGCTTGCCCAGAAAATTATTGATTCAAAGGGCAATAAACTGGGGAAGGAGATAGTTGATTTGGTCGCTCTCAGTGGTAGCAAAGGAGTATTGGTATCACAGGCATCCTCAGAAGTTAAAGTCAGGGAAACTCAAATAAAGCGTTTACTTGAATGTAATGTTCATAAGGCGCTTAATATGAGTGAAGAAGAATTCAGAAATAGAGTTCCTCTCCCTGAGAACCGCCCCAATGCGTTACTGATTATTGACATACTTGATTGTGAAAAAGGAATGAAATGCGCCAATGGTATAAACCGTCTTAGTCTCGCTGAACTTGAAGATGTGGTTATACTACGAAAATTGGCATTCTATTGGATCTATGAAGTTGAAAACGGAAAAAAGATGTTAGGCAAGAGCCCTGATCAATGCGTTGAGATATTTAAAAAACAAGGACGCAGAGGGCTTACTGCAAGAGAGGGTTGTTTCCTGTTGATTCAGAATCCGTATGTTTTGGAAGATCACTTTATAGATCTTCCCGGCTCTCGCTATGACTCCGGCTTCGTGCCTTGCCTCGACCTCGATGTCGGCAGGCCTGAGCTGGATTCCCGCTATTCCTTCTATTCTTACTCTCGCTATGGTTCGGCTTCTTGCGGGAGTTAGGAAACTCGGTTCTCGGTATTTGGAAACTTGGAAATTAATTATTCCCCCAACACAAAGTGTCGGGGGAATTTATTTTTTTCTAAAATTAAAAAGTTATTAACAGGTTTTCCGCAGGTTATAAACTTACGATATATAGACAGCTATATTATAATAATACATAAGATTTAAATTAAATTATTTTTTTTAAAACAAATGGAAACATTAGATAAAAATCAACTTTGGCAAATAGTATTGGGTGATTTGGAATTGTCAATTTCAAAAGCCAATTTTAAAACTTGGCTTCAGAACACCCGCATTTCTCAAATAGAAGATAATGGAGAAACGGTAATTGTCAGCGTTCCGAATACTTTTACTCAAACTTGGCTGGAAAGAAAATATCATCGCGATATTTTAAAATCTCTTCAAGGAGCCACGGATGATAAAGTGAAAAAAGTTATTTATCGGGTGGAAACATCTCAATCAATAAAACCCAGTCAGCCATTGGCGATAGAATTGGAAGAACTGAAAGAAATCAGCACTCAAAAAGAATCGGAAACAAAAAATGAAACAAACAGCCATGGATTAAATCCAAAATATACTTTTGAAACTTTCATTGTCGGTTCAGGAAATGAATTGGCGAACGCGGCCAGTTTGGCGGCAGCAGGCCAACCGGGCAAAAAATACAATCCGCTTTTTATTTACGGCGGAGTCGGTTTGGGCAAGACTCATCTTTTGCAAGCCATCGGTCATGTTATTTTGAAAAAAAATCCCAAAGTGAAATTTCTTTACACCAATGCCGAAAAATTCACCAATGAATTTATTCAGGCGGTGGGAAACGGATCAATGGATAAGTTCAGAAAAAATTATCGCAATTTGGATATTCTCTTGATAGATGATTTTCAATTTATGGCCGGCAAGGAAAGAACTCAAGAAGAATTTTTTCATACTTTCAATACTTTGTATCAAGACGGCCGTCAAATTGTCATAACTTCCGATCGGCCTCCCAAAGCCATCCCGGCCTTGGAAGACAGATTAACTTCCCGCTTGGAATGGGGATTGATTGCCGATATTAACCCGCCGGACTTGGAAACAAGACTTGCCATTTTAAAAGCAAAATGCCAAGAAAAAAAATATGGCTTAAGCGAAGACGTCCTTCAATATTTGGCGGCTCAAATTCAAAGCAATATTCGTGAACTTGAAGGAGCTTTGAATAAAATCATGGCTTATCATGAGCTTCATAAAATAGAATTGGATTTGCCGACGGTTAAAAATATTTTAGTCAGCTTAACCACTCAGCCCAAAAAGAGTTTTCTCCAACCCAAGCAAATTATTGAAGCAGTGGCCAATTTTTACGGAATCAGAGTTGATGAAGTAACCGGCGATTCCCGCAAAAGAGAGTTGGTTGTTCCTCGCCAAATTTCAATGTTCTTAATGAGAGAAGAAATAGATGCGTCTTTTCCTTTAATCGGCAAGGCATTGGGTAATCGCGATCATACCACAGCCATGCACGCATACAGCAAAATCAAACAAAGCGTTGCTGAAGGCGGAAGAGTCAAACAAGAAATAGATTTAATCAAACAAAGACTTTATAACTAAAAAGCTTTGTTGAAAATTATAGTTAGAAATTTAATCCGCCTTTTGGGCGGATTAAATTTTAGTATTGTCAGGTTTGGAAAACAATGTTAAACTGTAATTAATATGTTTAACTTAGATGATTTATTAAATCAACAAACAAGTTCAAAAAAACCTCAGGTGGCGGAAGAAAATGAAGAAGAAAAACTTAAAGATAAGTTATCAGAAATCAGAATAAAAGAAAAAGAGGAAGAGGCTTCTCAAAAAGCATATCAATCCGGCGTGCCTTATATTAATTTAACCGGATTTCCAATTTCGCCCGAAGCGATAAGTTTGATTTCTTCTCAGGATGCGATGAACTACAAAATTATTTGTTTTTATCGAACCGACAGAGAAGCGAAGATAGCTTCATATCAAGCGGAAGATGAAAATTTGGCCAAATTCAGGGAAAAAATAGAAGGAGCTTTTGATTTAAAAACAGAGCTCTTTTTAGTTTCGGAAAACAGTTTTAATCTGGCTTATAAACTTTACAGTACTTTGCCAAAAATTACTCCTTCCATCAAGGGCGTTAAAATAACCGCCGAAGATATAGAAAATTTTAAATCAAAAATTAAAACCGTTAAAGATTTGAATCACGAAATTCAAAAAGTGAATATTTCCGAGCTGGTCACCTTAGTGGTGGCTTCGGCCATTTCTTCTCGCGCTTCCGATATTCACATTGAGGCGGAAGAACATGATGTAAAAATAAGATTCAGAATTGACGGCGTCTTGATTGACGCGGCGGAAATTGATAAAAAATTATGGGAAAAAATTATTTCCCGCATCAAACTTCTTTCCAGTTTAAAAATCAATATCACTGACCAGCCGCAAGATGGGAGATTTACAATTGATTTGGTTAAAGATAAAGTTGATGTCCGCGTTTCTTGTTTGCCCACGGCCTATGGAGAAAGCGTGGTAATGAGATTGTTGCGTTCATCAGTCGCGGAATTGAGTTTTGAAAATTTGGGATTAAGAGATTCCGCTTTTGAACTTTTAAAAAAAGAAGTGGAAAGACCAAATGGAATGATTGTCACCACCGGTCCGACCGGTTCCGGTAAAACCACCACTCTTTACGCTGTTTTAAATAAATTAAATAATCCGGGAACAAAAATAATCACTTTGGAAGATCCGGTTGAATATCATTTAAAAGGCATAAATCAGAGTCAAATTGACATAACAAAAGATTATACCTTTGCCAAAGGTTTGCGCTCAATTCTGCGCCAAGATCCTGATGTGGTTATGGTAGGCGAAATTAGGGACCTGGAAACAGCGGAAATCGCCATTCAAGCGGCTTTAACCGGGCATCTGGTTATTTCCACCTTGCATACCAATGACGCGGCTGGCGCCATTCCCAGATTTTTCGCTTTGGGAGTCAAACCGTATCTTTTAACTCCGGCCATTAACGCCATTATCGGACAGCGATTGGTCAGAAAAATTTGTCAAAAATGCAGAGAAGAAATAACTTTGGAACCAACGGTCTTGGAAAGAGTGAAAAAGATTTTATCAGAACTGCCTCAAGAAGAAAAAAAGAAAATTAATTTTCCAGAAGATATAAATCAGCCATGGACTCCCAAATTTTATCAAAGCAAAGGATGTCCGGAGTGCCAAGGATTGGGATATTTCGGCCGACTCGGCATTTATGAAATTTTTACCATGAATCCGGCGATTGAAGAAAGTATTTCAAAAGGAGAAATTTCTGAATATAAAATAAAAGAATTGGCTCAAAAACAAGGAATGGTTACTATGGTTCAAGACGGTTTATTAAAGGCCTTGGATGGCATCACTTCTGTTGAAGAAGTGTTCAGGGTTATTGAATAAAATTCCGCGAAATTTACCCTCACTCAACGCTCCAAAACTTTAAAAATTATAACCATTTTGCTTAACGAAAAATTCACAACTCCTCTCCCGACTATAGTGGGATCGTCAAACAGATG
The nucleotide sequence above comes from Patescibacteria group bacterium. Encoded proteins:
- a CDS encoding DUF5701 family protein is translated as MKNIVNQKMSRGQGNEILNKLEAAGLDGKLAQKIIDSKGNKLGKEIVDLVALSGSKGVLVSQASSEVKVRETQIKRLLECNVHKALNMSEEEFRNRVPLPENRPNALLIIDILDCEKGMKCANGINRLSLAELEDVVILRKLAFYWIYEVENGKKMLGKSPDQCVEIFKKQGRRGLTAREGCFLLIQNPYVLEDHFIDLPGSRYDSGFVPCLDLDVGRPELDSRYSFYSYSRYGSASCGS
- the dnaA gene encoding chromosomal replication initiator protein DnaA, yielding METLDKNQLWQIVLGDLELSISKANFKTWLQNTRISQIEDNGETVIVSVPNTFTQTWLERKYHRDILKSLQGATDDKVKKVIYRVETSQSIKPSQPLAIELEELKEISTQKESETKNETNSHGLNPKYTFETFIVGSGNELANAASLAAAGQPGKKYNPLFIYGGVGLGKTHLLQAIGHVILKKNPKVKFLYTNAEKFTNEFIQAVGNGSMDKFRKNYRNLDILLIDDFQFMAGKERTQEEFFHTFNTLYQDGRQIVITSDRPPKAIPALEDRLTSRLEWGLIADINPPDLETRLAILKAKCQEKKYGLSEDVLQYLAAQIQSNIRELEGALNKIMAYHELHKIELDLPTVKNILVSLTTQPKKSFLQPKQIIEAVANFYGIRVDEVTGDSRKRELVVPRQISMFLMREEIDASFPLIGKALGNRDHTTAMHAYSKIKQSVAEGGRVKQEIDLIKQRLYN
- a CDS encoding GspE/PulE family protein, with amino-acid sequence MFNLDDLLNQQTSSKKPQVAEENEEEKLKDKLSEIRIKEKEEEASQKAYQSGVPYINLTGFPISPEAISLISSQDAMNYKIICFYRTDREAKIASYQAEDENLAKFREKIEGAFDLKTELFLVSENSFNLAYKLYSTLPKITPSIKGVKITAEDIENFKSKIKTVKDLNHEIQKVNISELVTLVVASAISSRASDIHIEAEEHDVKIRFRIDGVLIDAAEIDKKLWEKIISRIKLLSSLKINITDQPQDGRFTIDLVKDKVDVRVSCLPTAYGESVVMRLLRSSVAELSFENLGLRDSAFELLKKEVERPNGMIVTTGPTGSGKTTTLYAVLNKLNNPGTKIITLEDPVEYHLKGINQSQIDITKDYTFAKGLRSILRQDPDVVMVGEIRDLETAEIAIQAALTGHLVISTLHTNDAAGAIPRFFALGVKPYLLTPAINAIIGQRLVRKICQKCREEITLEPTVLERVKKILSELPQEEKKKINFPEDINQPWTPKFYQSKGCPECQGLGYFGRLGIYEIFTMNPAIEESISKGEISEYKIKELAQKQGMVTMVQDGLLKALDGITSVEEVFRVIE